The proteins below are encoded in one region of Fimbriimonadaceae bacterium:
- the purE gene encoding 5-(carboxyamino)imidazole ribonucleotide mutase: MAIAIVGIVMGSKSDLETMREAARALEEFGVPYEMDVTSAHRTPERMAKYAQTARERGLKVVIAGAGGAAHLPGMVAAYTSLPVIGVPVPSKALSGLDSLLSIVQMPAGVPVATVAIGNARNAGLLAVAILAAHDAELAEKLDDFRRRQAQAVVDSANDLS, from the coding sequence ATGGCTATCGCCATAGTCGGCATCGTCATGGGTTCCAAGAGCGACCTGGAGACCATGCGGGAGGCAGCGCGCGCTTTGGAGGAGTTCGGCGTGCCCTACGAAATGGACGTCACCAGCGCGCACCGCACCCCAGAGCGCATGGCGAAGTACGCCCAGACCGCGCGCGAACGGGGGCTTAAGGTCGTGATCGCAGGGGCGGGCGGGGCCGCGCACCTGCCGGGAATGGTGGCCGCCTACACATCCCTGCCCGTGATTGGCGTGCCCGTGCCATCGAAGGCGCTCTCGGGGCTCGATTCGTTGCTCTCGATCGTGCAGATGCCGGCTGGAGTGCCCGTCGCCACGGTGGCCATCGGGAACGCCCGGAACGCGGGGCTGCTCGCGGTCGCCATCCTCGCCGCCCACGATGCCGAGCTCGCGGAGAAGCTGGACGACTTCCGGCGGCGGCAGGCGCAAGCCGTGGTGGATTCGGCGAACGACCTTAGCTAA
- a CDS encoding bifunctional 5,10-methylenetetrahydrofolate dehydrogenase/5,10-methenyltetrahydrofolate cyclohydrolase, translating to MAAQILDGKALSHTVRQEVAERTAALRAQGVVPRIEAVVAAQDPASLAYVRMKRNWAEKAGMESGSFDVTAESNTDEVLAQIDRLNHDPKVHGVLIQHPLPKHIDEDRCLAALDPDKDVDGITPTSLGRLLAGLPGFRCATPLGITILLAAHGVSLEGKHAVVVGRSVILGKPAALMLLEANATVTVAHSRTRDLPDLVRTADVLVAAVGRAEMVRGDWLKPGAVVVDAGYNKVEGRSHDVGDCHFEECAAVASWITPVPGGVGPMTVASLLRNTVLAAELSR from the coding sequence ATGGCGGCGCAGATCCTGGACGGTAAGGCCCTTTCCCATACAGTGCGACAGGAAGTGGCCGAGAGGACAGCCGCGCTCCGAGCACAGGGAGTGGTGCCGAGGATCGAGGCGGTGGTGGCGGCCCAAGACCCTGCCAGCCTCGCTTACGTCCGCATGAAGCGGAACTGGGCTGAGAAGGCAGGCATGGAGAGCGGCTCCTTCGACGTGACCGCAGAGAGCAACACGGACGAAGTCCTGGCTCAGATCGACCGGTTGAACCACGACCCCAAAGTCCACGGGGTGCTCATTCAGCACCCGTTGCCGAAGCACATCGACGAGGACCGGTGTCTGGCCGCGCTCGATCCGGACAAGGACGTGGACGGCATCACCCCGACCTCGTTGGGGCGCTTGCTCGCGGGATTGCCCGGCTTCCGGTGCGCCACCCCCCTGGGCATCACGATCCTCCTGGCCGCGCACGGGGTCTCCCTGGAAGGCAAGCACGCGGTCGTGGTCGGGCGCAGCGTGATCCTCGGCAAGCCGGCCGCCCTCATGCTGCTCGAAGCGAACGCGACCGTGACCGTCGCCCACTCCCGGACCCGCGATTTGCCCGACCTGGTCCGCACGGCGGACGTCTTGGTGGCGGCCGTCGGCCGCGCGGAAATGGTGCGCGGCGACTGGCTCAAGCCCGGTGCCGTCGTGGTGGACGCGGGATACAACAAGGTGGAGGGCCGCAGCCACGACGTGGGCGACTGCCACTTCGAGGAGTGCGCGGCGGTGGCCTCCTGGATCACCCCGGTCCCAGGCGGGGTTGGCCCGATGACGGTGGCTTCTCTGCTTCGGAACACGGTCTTGGCGGCCGAACTTTCTCGATAA
- a CDS encoding DUF4397 domain-containing protein, which produces MRAQKLSFLTLFVVLVSMMLSGCGGSSGSVARFVHAVVDGGRFDVLVNDRVVASDVRFRTATQYLGIDSGAVTVKLRQTGTSTIVLTRNLTVNAGDEFTIVFSGFVNPVGGEPSLQARTFSDDRSEPDENKYEVRVIHSAGSTDLSPADLYINRTNQNQNGTNPVFTNLDFGDVTGYRQFDTGTRRIIVTQSGSKANVFYDSQGDDVTFGNKSKRTLVLVDGPDVNEMARPIILADRN; this is translated from the coding sequence ATGCGAGCCCAGAAGCTCTCGTTCCTGACCCTTTTCGTGGTTCTCGTCTCCATGATGCTTTCGGGCTGCGGAGGCAGCAGTGGGAGCGTCGCCCGCTTTGTCCATGCCGTCGTCGACGGAGGGCGGTTCGACGTCCTCGTCAACGACCGCGTCGTCGCCTCCGATGTCCGGTTCCGCACGGCCACCCAGTACCTCGGCATCGATAGCGGCGCCGTTACGGTCAAACTCCGACAGACCGGCACCAGCACGATCGTCCTGACCCGCAACCTGACGGTCAACGCGGGAGACGAGTTCACAATCGTCTTCAGCGGGTTCGTGAACCCCGTCGGTGGGGAACCGTCCCTGCAAGCGAGGACCTTCAGCGACGACCGCTCCGAGCCGGACGAGAACAAGTACGAGGTTCGCGTGATCCACTCCGCGGGCTCGACGGACCTCTCCCCCGCCGACCTCTACATCAACCGCACCAACCAGAACCAGAACGGCACCAACCCCGTCTTCACGAACCTGGACTTCGGGGACGTGACGGGGTACCGCCAGTTCGACACGGGAACCCGTCGCATCATCGTCACGCAGTCGGGAAGCAAGGCGAACGTCTTCTATGACAGCCAGGGCGACGACGTCACCTTTGGCAACAAGTCGAAGCGGACCCTGGTACTCGTCGACGGGCCCGACGTCAATGAAATGGCGCGGCCCATCATCCTGGCCGACCGAAACTAG
- a CDS encoding glutamine synthetase, with protein sequence MLDPSGGAAHEVAKQLLTSPRELKTFLEIPYEELEERNLEAKALQLARTPDTELQERYLKYLADERRIKAVTVFFTDLEGRFHSLDYDKKFLLKAWDNLTFDGSSVRGFSVVSESDLRLAIDWGSFRWLPSDVFGPGKVITFGLIQDRDGMPYPSDMRSRLKALSDELAVQNRVANAAVECEGFLFEGRNAEQNFDVAQGFSTVHTGGYFHSLPSDPLRVFIDRLAEAQRALGFENEKDHPEVAPSQFELNYSYTEALVAADQIQLYKLTARQVAALMGLTASFLPKPVAGINGSGMHTNLSISENGKNLMFDAKGEDQLSKFGWGFIDRLLNSANDLCLVLNPSVNAYRRLDPNYEAPNQIKSSAVDRTSMVRIPLGNEKSARVEVRTVAPDANPYLALYCLIKTGLEGPMTEKITAEARRTRTRFLPDNIYDAIRHFKSSDYVTRLLGEGVKSKYVERKEAVAHRCPRELGTLIKEPEIHFHHEVTNQFLWSNF encoded by the coding sequence ATGCTTGATCCGTCAGGCGGCGCGGCACATGAAGTCGCGAAGCAGCTCTTGACCAGCCCTCGTGAACTGAAGACCTTCCTTGAGATCCCGTACGAAGAACTCGAGGAGCGCAACCTAGAGGCCAAGGCTCTGCAATTGGCCCGGACCCCGGACACGGAGCTCCAAGAGCGGTACCTGAAGTACCTCGCCGACGAGCGCCGGATCAAGGCGGTCACCGTCTTTTTCACGGACCTGGAAGGCCGGTTCCACTCGCTGGACTACGACAAGAAGTTCCTGCTGAAGGCGTGGGACAACCTCACCTTCGACGGGTCCAGCGTCCGCGGCTTCAGCGTCGTGAGCGAGTCGGACCTGCGCCTGGCGATCGACTGGGGCAGTTTCCGCTGGCTGCCGAGCGACGTCTTCGGCCCCGGCAAGGTCATCACTTTCGGCCTGATCCAGGACCGCGACGGGATGCCTTACCCGAGCGACATGCGCAGCCGGTTAAAGGCGCTGAGCGACGAGCTTGCCGTCCAGAACCGGGTCGCCAACGCCGCCGTCGAGTGCGAGGGCTTCCTCTTCGAGGGCCGCAACGCGGAGCAGAACTTCGACGTCGCCCAGGGCTTCTCGACCGTCCACACGGGCGGCTATTTCCACAGCCTCCCCTCGGACCCGCTCCGGGTCTTCATCGACCGCTTGGCCGAGGCGCAGCGCGCCCTCGGATTCGAGAATGAGAAGGACCATCCGGAGGTCGCGCCGAGCCAGTTCGAGCTGAACTACTCCTACACCGAGGCGCTGGTGGCTGCGGACCAGATCCAGCTTTACAAGCTCACCGCGCGACAGGTGGCCGCCTTGATGGGCCTCACCGCGAGCTTCCTGCCCAAGCCGGTGGCCGGCATCAACGGCAGCGGCATGCACACGAACCTCTCCATCAGCGAGAACGGCAAGAACCTGATGTTCGACGCGAAGGGCGAGGACCAGCTTTCGAAGTTCGGCTGGGGGTTCATCGACCGACTGCTGAACAGCGCGAACGACCTCTGCCTTGTGTTGAACCCCTCGGTCAACGCCTATCGCCGGCTCGACCCGAACTACGAGGCCCCGAACCAGATCAAGTCGTCCGCGGTCGACCGCACGTCAATGGTTCGGATCCCGCTGGGCAACGAGAAGTCAGCGCGGGTCGAGGTCCGCACCGTCGCGCCCGATGCGAACCCTTACTTGGCGCTCTACTGCCTCATCAAGACGGGGCTTGAAGGGCCGATGACCGAGAAGATCACGGCCGAAGCGCGCCGCACGCGCACCCGGTTCCTGCCGGACAACATTTACGACGCAATCCGCCACTTCAAGTCGAGCGACTACGTCACCAGGCTCCTGGGCGAAGGGGTGAAGTCGAAGTACGTCGAGCGGAAAGAGGCGGTCGCCCACCGTTGCCCGCGCGAGCTGGGCACGTTGATCAAGGAGCCGGAGATCCACTTCCACCACGAGGTGACGAACCAGTTCCTCTGGTCGAACTTCTAA